From a region of the Agromyces ramosus genome:
- a CDS encoding LVIVD repeat-containing protein: MRAGRVAAIARPVAAAALLVTLVASVAAGAPVPAGAREPARDPSIGPGLEWVAHRENPFRRGDDADFINSDLAFTGDHLIQGNFGGFSVWDIADPAVPTLVSTVSCPGGQGDVSAVGNLVFVSVDETMSDDSCQAERVPETDENWEGVRIFDVSDPASPQYVAAVRTRCGSHTHTVVPDPASADRVFVYVSAYSRGASRNCTGRNPLQIIEVPLAAPEGASVIGELELFDDESAFGPEDRVAGGAETRSTTGCHDITAYPAKALAVAACRGDGLLLSIADPLAPVVLQRVRDPAVAFWHSGIFDHAASTVVFQDELGDGFINTCSPAFGADRGADAAWRIQPDGLVKAGTFKLPRVQSDLEKCVAHSGGLVPVPDRFVIAQAWLEGGVSVIDFTEPAAPVELTWFDRPDYGYSMDYTAGIWSVYPYRGHLYASDMYEGLEVLRLTDPAFADAARYDDTGLNPQTQPEYAWVWRDAPVVPSSAAERTPMEILSVHPATLEPSPVAEITVSLPAGSLAAGETADIWWMPTQSVLATVTAASDGSMAATTVTLPGPLGPGSYDVVVRGDVSAPRLALATVVVAAPAPSLAPDAAPATSDASAWWLVVLLSFAAVLVSHSALAKRRRRRSRP; the protein is encoded by the coding sequence ATGCGCGCCGGTCGTGTCGCCGCCATAGCGAGGCCGGTCGCCGCGGCGGCGCTGCTCGTCACGCTCGTCGCGTCGGTGGCCGCGGGAGCGCCCGTCCCCGCCGGCGCGCGAGAACCCGCCCGCGACCCATCCATCGGGCCCGGGCTCGAATGGGTTGCCCACCGCGAGAACCCGTTCCGGCGGGGCGACGACGCCGACTTCATCAATTCCGACCTCGCCTTCACGGGTGACCACCTCATCCAGGGCAACTTCGGGGGATTCTCGGTGTGGGACATCGCCGATCCGGCAGTGCCCACGCTGGTGAGCACGGTCTCCTGCCCCGGCGGCCAGGGCGACGTCAGCGCCGTCGGCAACCTCGTGTTCGTCTCGGTCGACGAGACGATGTCCGACGACTCCTGCCAGGCCGAGCGCGTGCCGGAGACCGACGAGAACTGGGAGGGCGTGCGCATCTTCGACGTCAGCGATCCCGCGTCGCCGCAGTACGTCGCGGCGGTCCGCACGCGCTGCGGGTCGCACACCCACACCGTCGTGCCCGACCCGGCGAGCGCGGATCGCGTGTTCGTCTACGTGAGCGCGTACAGCAGGGGCGCCTCCCGGAACTGCACCGGCCGCAATCCGCTGCAGATCATCGAGGTGCCGCTCGCCGCACCGGAGGGAGCGAGCGTCATCGGTGAGCTCGAACTCTTCGACGACGAGTCGGCGTTCGGCCCCGAGGACCGCGTCGCGGGTGGAGCGGAGACCCGGTCCACGACCGGATGCCACGACATCACGGCCTACCCGGCGAAGGCGCTCGCCGTCGCGGCGTGCCGTGGCGACGGGCTCCTCCTCTCGATCGCCGACCCACTCGCCCCGGTCGTGCTGCAGCGGGTCCGCGATCCCGCGGTCGCCTTCTGGCACTCGGGGATCTTCGACCATGCCGCGTCGACGGTCGTCTTCCAGGACGAGCTCGGCGACGGGTTCATCAACACGTGCTCCCCCGCGTTCGGGGCCGATCGGGGCGCGGATGCCGCGTGGCGGATCCAGCCCGACGGGCTCGTGAAGGCCGGCACCTTCAAGCTCCCTCGTGTCCAATCCGACCTGGAGAAGTGCGTCGCCCACTCCGGCGGACTGGTGCCGGTGCCGGATCGATTCGTGATCGCGCAGGCCTGGCTCGAGGGCGGGGTCTCCGTGATCGATTTCACCGAACCTGCCGCCCCGGTCGAGCTCACGTGGTTCGACCGACCCGACTACGGGTACTCCATGGACTACACCGCGGGCATCTGGTCGGTCTACCCGTACCGGGGCCACCTCTACGCGAGCGACATGTACGAGGGGCTCGAGGTGCTACGACTCACCGATCCCGCGTTCGCCGATGCAGCCCGGTACGACGACACCGGCCTCAATCCGCAGACGCAACCCGAGTACGCGTGGGTGTGGCGGGATGCACCGGTGGTGCCGAGTTCTGCGGCCGAGCGAACCCCCATGGAGATTCTGTCGGTGCACCCAGCGACGCTCGAGCCGTCCCCCGTCGCGGAGATCACCGTGTCACTGCCGGCGGGATCCCTGGCCGCCGGCGAGACCGCCGACATCTGGTGGATGCCGACGCAGAGCGTGCTGGCGACCGTCACCGCCGCGTCCGACGGATCGATGGCCGCAACCACGGTGACCCTCCCCGGGCCACTCGGGCCGGGGAGCTACGACGTGGTGGTGCGCGGCGACGTGTCGGCACCGCGGCTGGCGCTTGCGACCGTGGTCGTCGCGGCGCCGGCGCCGAGTCTCGCTCCGGATGCCGCGCCGGCGACCAGCGACGCGAGCGCGTGGTGGCTCGTCGTACTCCTGTCGTTCGCGGCCGTGCTCGTCTCTCACTCGGCACTCGCGAAGCGACGACGACGGCGGAGCCGGCCGTGA
- a CDS encoding DUF305 domain-containing protein — protein MRTVRRRPTAATAALIAMVGLSITACTAVPDPAPPTAALVTPSAPPGAESARSPASGRAYTQEAIAADFAFVAAMVVHHEQAVELAELAVGRAADPEIVSLAERMSLAQAAEASTMRSWLERRQATGESHEHGAAMEGEISRATLDRAAQVRGATFDRLFIAAMVPHHLGAVRMAEDRLAEPGDPAVARWARAMAEGQSLEVDRLREIEARLPRA, from the coding sequence GTGAGGACTGTGCGACGACGACCCACCGCCGCGACGGCTGCGCTCATCGCGATGGTCGGCCTGTCGATCACCGCGTGCACCGCCGTCCCCGACCCCGCGCCGCCGACCGCCGCCCTCGTGACGCCGTCGGCGCCACCGGGAGCGGAGTCGGCACGCAGTCCGGCTTCTGGTCGTGCGTACACCCAGGAGGCGATCGCGGCGGACTTCGCGTTCGTCGCGGCCATGGTCGTGCATCACGAGCAAGCGGTCGAACTGGCCGAACTGGCGGTCGGTCGAGCGGCGGACCCCGAGATCGTCTCGCTTGCGGAGCGGATGTCACTGGCGCAGGCGGCCGAGGCGAGCACGATGCGCTCGTGGCTCGAGCGGCGTCAGGCGACGGGCGAATCCCACGAGCACGGGGCTGCCATGGAGGGCGAGATCAGCCGCGCCACTCTCGATCGCGCCGCCCAGGTGCGCGGTGCCACGTTCGATCGCCTGTTCATCGCCGCGATGGTGCCGCACCATCTCGGCGCAGTGCGGATGGCCGAGGATCGGCTTGCGGAACCCGGCGACCCGGCGGTCGCCCGCTGGGCGAGGGCGATGGCAGAGGGGCAATCGCTCGAGGTCGACCGCCTCCGCGAGATCGAGGCGCGGCTGCCGCGTGCCTGA
- the ffh gene encoding signal recognition particle protein: MATFGTLSDRLAETFKNLRTKGKLSASDVDGTVREIRRALLDADVAFDVVKQFTAKVRERALGDEVNRALNPAQQVVQIVNEELVGILGGEQRRLQFAKNPPTIIMLAGLQGAGKTTLAGKLAKWLVKDGHTPILVAADLQRPNAVNQLQVVGGQAGVPVFAPEPGNGVGDPVRVAKDAVKHAERALHDVVIIDTAGRLGVDAELMKQAANIRKATNPDEVLFVIDAMIGQDAVMTAKAFQDGVDFTGVVLTKLDGDARGGAALSVASVTGRPIIFASTGEGLDDFEPFHPDRMASRILDLGDILTLIEQAQSAFDEEEAMKVAEKFATDQFTLDDFLAQMQQLRGAGSIKKMLGMLPGAGGMKQQLENFDEREIVRTEAIIQSMTPAERKNTKLLNGSRRLRIAKGSGMTVTDVNQLVQRFEQAAKMMKTVARGGMPQIPGMGPIPGAGFGGGGASRKPKGKKSSGSRSGNPAKRAAENAAIESGAAPAGQGAAPAGSGFGLGGGGSATEAPSEADLAALQKLLGR, from the coding sequence ATGGCTACCTTCGGAACCCTGTCTGACCGCCTCGCAGAGACCTTCAAGAACCTCCGCACCAAGGGCAAGCTCTCGGCGTCCGACGTCGACGGCACCGTGCGCGAGATCCGTCGTGCGCTGCTCGACGCCGACGTCGCCTTCGACGTGGTCAAGCAGTTCACCGCGAAGGTGCGTGAACGCGCCCTCGGCGACGAGGTGAATCGCGCGCTGAACCCGGCGCAGCAGGTCGTGCAGATCGTCAATGAAGAGCTCGTCGGCATCCTCGGCGGAGAGCAGCGCCGCCTCCAGTTCGCGAAGAACCCGCCGACGATCATCATGCTCGCCGGCCTCCAGGGCGCCGGAAAGACGACGCTCGCGGGCAAGCTCGCGAAGTGGCTCGTGAAAGACGGCCACACCCCGATCCTCGTCGCGGCCGACCTCCAGCGTCCGAATGCGGTCAACCAGCTGCAGGTCGTGGGCGGCCAGGCGGGCGTGCCGGTCTTCGCCCCCGAGCCGGGCAACGGCGTCGGCGACCCCGTCAGGGTTGCCAAAGACGCCGTCAAGCACGCCGAGCGCGCCCTGCACGACGTCGTGATCATCGACACTGCCGGTCGACTCGGCGTCGACGCCGAGCTCATGAAGCAGGCCGCGAACATCCGAAAGGCCACGAACCCCGACGAGGTGCTCTTCGTCATCGACGCCATGATCGGCCAGGACGCCGTCATGACCGCGAAGGCCTTCCAAGACGGCGTCGACTTCACGGGAGTCGTGCTGACCAAGCTCGACGGCGACGCGCGCGGTGGCGCGGCGCTGTCCGTGGCATCCGTCACCGGGCGCCCCATCATCTTCGCGTCCACGGGTGAGGGGCTCGACGACTTCGAGCCGTTCCACCCCGACCGCATGGCGAGCCGCATCCTCGACCTCGGCGACATCCTGACCCTCATCGAGCAGGCGCAGTCGGCCTTCGATGAGGAAGAGGCGATGAAGGTCGCCGAGAAGTTCGCGACCGACCAGTTCACCCTCGACGACTTCCTCGCGCAGATGCAGCAGCTCCGCGGCGCCGGGTCCATCAAGAAGATGCTCGGCATGCTCCCGGGCGCCGGCGGCATGAAGCAGCAGCTCGAGAACTTCGACGAGCGTGAGATCGTGCGCACCGAGGCGATCATCCAGTCGATGACGCCGGCCGAACGCAAGAACACGAAGCTCCTGAACGGCTCGCGGCGACTGCGCATCGCGAAGGGCTCCGGCATGACCGTCACCGACGTCAACCAGCTCGTGCAGCGGTTCGAGCAGGCGGCGAAGATGATGAAGACCGTGGCCCGCGGCGGAATGCCGCAGATCCCGGGCATGGGGCCGATTCCGGGCGCCGGATTCGGCGGCGGCGGCGCGTCCCGCAAGCCCAAGGGCAAGAAGTCATCGGGATCGCGCTCGGGCAACCCCGCCAAGCGCGCCGCCGAGAACGCGGCGATCGAGTCGGGGGCGGCACCTGCCGGCCAGGGCGCGGCGCCCGCCGGATCAGGATTCGGCCTCGGCGGCGGCGGCAGCGCAACAGAAGCACCGAGCGAAGCGGACCTCGCCGCGCTGCAGAAGCTCCTCGGCAGGTAA
- a CDS encoding DUF2004 domain-containing protein produces the protein MAIEHDYFGLIGDYWSERKEYGDQEVEVVLDADSDTVSTASLDAAATMVGELELIDDELRNAFVGELDGNGSVVSFLTAVLDGDDAEAAGAMITRESGDRQIDALRSLSLVRVDLRPDADGDGEIFAEFEYGLAPDEIDARLVASIDIGRAVVDVRFDA, from the coding sequence ATGGCCATCGAACACGACTACTTCGGGCTCATCGGCGACTACTGGTCGGAGCGCAAGGAATACGGCGACCAGGAGGTCGAGGTCGTGCTCGACGCCGACTCCGACACCGTGTCGACCGCCTCGCTCGACGCGGCCGCCACCATGGTGGGCGAACTCGAACTCATCGACGACGAGCTCCGCAACGCCTTCGTCGGGGAACTCGACGGCAACGGTTCGGTCGTGAGCTTCCTCACCGCGGTGCTCGACGGCGACGACGCCGAGGCGGCAGGCGCCATGATCACCAGGGAGTCCGGCGACCGGCAGATCGACGCACTGCGCTCGCTCAGCCTCGTGCGCGTCGACCTCCGCCCCGATGCCGACGGCGACGGCGAGATCTTCGCCGAGTTCGAGTACGGACTCGCGCCCGACGAGATCGACGCGCGTCTCGTGGCGTCGATCGACATCGGCCGCGCGGTCGTCGACGTGCGCTTCGACGCCTGA
- the ftsY gene encoding signal recognition particle-docking protein FtsY — translation MAERASWSLGAALRGVFGAKTIDDDTWDDLESALIRADFGPSVTEEIVEAIKAQVDRYKTTDPRDVQRMLRELIEERLSKYDPTLKLTERPAVVLVVGVNGVGKTTTIGKFARFLRNYDRTVVVGAADTFRAAAVDQLATWAERAGASIVRPEREGQDPASVAFQTVEQAKRDGTEIVIIDTAGRLHTKGGLMDELAKIKRVLEKQAPISEVLLVLDATTGQNGLAQAEAFIEHGGVTGLVLTKLDGSAKGGFVIAVQEKTGLPIKLIGQGEAIGDLTGFTPHVFAQKLVG, via the coding sequence ATGGCAGAACGTGCATCGTGGTCGCTCGGCGCGGCCCTCCGCGGGGTCTTCGGCGCGAAGACGATCGACGACGACACGTGGGACGACCTCGAGTCCGCGCTCATCCGCGCCGACTTCGGCCCGTCGGTCACGGAAGAGATCGTCGAGGCGATCAAGGCGCAGGTCGACCGCTACAAGACCACCGACCCGCGTGACGTGCAGCGGATGCTCCGCGAGCTCATCGAGGAGCGCCTCTCGAAGTACGACCCGACGCTGAAGCTCACCGAGCGCCCGGCGGTCGTGCTCGTCGTCGGCGTCAACGGCGTGGGCAAGACCACGACGATCGGCAAGTTCGCACGATTCCTCCGCAACTACGACCGCACGGTCGTCGTCGGCGCCGCCGATACCTTCCGCGCCGCGGCCGTCGACCAGCTCGCCACGTGGGCCGAACGCGCGGGGGCGAGCATCGTCCGCCCAGAGCGCGAAGGTCAAGACCCGGCATCCGTCGCCTTCCAGACCGTCGAGCAGGCCAAGCGCGACGGCACCGAGATCGTCATCATCGACACCGCCGGACGCCTGCACACCAAGGGCGGGCTCATGGACGAGCTCGCCAAGATCAAGCGCGTCCTCGAGAAGCAGGCTCCGATCAGCGAGGTGCTGCTCGTGCTCGACGCGACCACGGGGCAGAACGGCCTCGCGCAGGCCGAGGCGTTCATCGAGCACGGCGGGGTCACCGGCCTCGTGCTCACGAAGCTCGACGGCTCCGCCAAGGGCGGCTTCGTGATCGCCGTGCAGGAGAAGACGGGGCTGCCGATCAAGCTCATCGGCCAGGGCGAGGCGATCGGGGACCTCACGGGCTTCACGCCCCACGTGTTCGCCCAGAAGCTCGTCGGCTGA
- a CDS encoding TIGR03885 family FMN-dependent LLM class oxidoreductase codes for MTIVGFHASHEQLPPSRLLAAVKDAEQAGFDAAMCSDHLEPWSARQGHSGYAWSWLGAALEATRFSLGVVTAPGQRYHPAVAAQKLATLAEMYPGRFWAAIGSGEAINEHVTGDPWPEKDERDARLAETVDVIRRLLAGEEVSADGLVRVDRARVWSLPEVPPPLFAAAVSTETAREVAAWADGVITVDQPTDALREFMGAYRDAGGRGPIAVQVHLSWAPTDEEAIAIAHDQWRQSLVPAHLAWELDRPQDFDERTAEVTPEQVAETLLCSADPARHLEHLAGIAALGIDRIYLHHVGTEQTAFIDTFGEHVLPELKEAGR; via the coding sequence ATGACGATCGTGGGATTCCATGCCTCGCACGAACAACTCCCCCCGAGTCGCCTGCTCGCCGCCGTGAAGGACGCCGAGCAGGCCGGCTTCGACGCCGCGATGTGCAGCGATCATCTCGAGCCGTGGAGCGCGCGGCAGGGCCACTCCGGCTACGCGTGGAGCTGGCTCGGCGCCGCCCTCGAGGCCACGCGATTCTCGCTCGGCGTCGTCACGGCACCCGGGCAGCGGTATCACCCGGCGGTCGCGGCGCAGAAGCTGGCGACCCTCGCCGAGATGTACCCCGGGCGGTTCTGGGCCGCCATCGGCAGCGGTGAGGCCATCAACGAGCACGTCACCGGAGACCCGTGGCCCGAGAAGGACGAACGCGACGCACGGCTCGCCGAGACCGTCGACGTGATCCGCCGGCTGCTCGCCGGCGAGGAGGTCTCGGCCGATGGCCTGGTCCGAGTCGACCGGGCGCGCGTCTGGAGTCTGCCGGAGGTGCCGCCACCACTCTTCGCGGCCGCCGTGAGCACCGAGACGGCGCGCGAGGTCGCGGCATGGGCCGACGGGGTGATCACGGTCGACCAGCCGACCGACGCGCTCCGCGAGTTCATGGGCGCCTACCGCGATGCCGGCGGACGCGGACCGATCGCCGTGCAGGTGCACCTGAGCTGGGCGCCGACCGACGAGGAGGCGATCGCGATCGCCCACGACCAATGGCGCCAGAGCCTCGTGCCCGCGCACCTCGCGTGGGAGCTCGACCGCCCCCAGGACTTCGACGAACGCACCGCCGAGGTCACGCCCGAGCAGGTGGCCGAGACCCTGCTGTGCTCCGCCGACCCGGCACGGCACCTCGAGCACCTCGCCGGCATTGCCGCGCTGGGGATCGATCGCATCTACCTGCACCACGTCGGAACCGAGCAGACCGCGTTCATCGACACGTTCGGCGAGCATGTGCTGCCCGAATTGAAGGAGGCCGGCCGATGA
- a CDS encoding alpha-amylase family protein produces the protein MKITDRSDLWWKTAVVYCLDVETYMDWNDDGFGDFEGLAHRLDHLAELGVTCIWLMPFQPTPDRDDGYDITDFTGVDPRLGTLGDVAELTRTARDRGMRVIIDFVMNHTSDKHPWFKSARRSRTAPYRDYYVWRDEPPKKQAQTVFPGEEDSVWELDERTGQYYLHSFYRHQPDLNIANPAVRDEIAKTIGYWLELGISGFRVDAVPFLIEPPEGVDIGDPHEFLRDIRRFLQRRSSEAVLLGEVNLPFDQQLGFFGPAGAQPELTMQFDFLSMQALYLSLAREDARPLAASLAKRPEIEPEAQWANFVRNHDELTLDKLSDSERQEVFDAFAPEEWMRVYGRGIARRLPTMLDGDPRRIKMVYSLLFSLPGTPVLFYGEEIGMGENREEGGRLTVRTPMQWTGEANGGFSRAAPRKLTAAPPSDGSAPEHVNVEAQMHDPESLLNVIRSFAVRYRSSPEIGWGRLDVLESGQDAVLAHRITADVGRFVAVHNFAPTPTVVDLELGPVAPDSVLSDLFTVDTFDLDERGRIDVHLDAFGYRWFRIVEPDDRRLT, from the coding sequence ATGAAGATCACCGATCGCAGCGACCTGTGGTGGAAGACCGCCGTCGTGTACTGCCTCGACGTCGAGACCTACATGGACTGGAACGACGACGGGTTCGGCGACTTCGAGGGACTCGCGCACCGGCTCGACCACCTCGCCGAGCTCGGCGTGACGTGCATCTGGCTCATGCCGTTCCAGCCCACCCCCGACCGCGACGACGGGTACGACATCACCGACTTCACGGGCGTCGACCCCCGCCTCGGGACTCTCGGCGACGTGGCGGAGCTCACCCGCACCGCGCGCGACCGTGGCATGCGCGTGATCATCGACTTCGTCATGAACCACACCTCGGACAAGCATCCGTGGTTCAAGTCGGCCCGCCGGAGCCGCACGGCGCCGTACCGCGACTACTACGTGTGGCGCGACGAGCCGCCGAAGAAGCAGGCGCAGACCGTCTTCCCCGGTGAGGAGGACAGCGTCTGGGAGCTCGACGAGCGCACCGGGCAGTACTACCTGCACAGCTTCTACCGACACCAGCCCGACCTGAACATCGCGAACCCGGCAGTGCGCGACGAGATCGCGAAGACGATCGGGTACTGGCTGGAGCTCGGCATCTCGGGGTTCCGGGTCGACGCGGTGCCGTTCCTCATCGAGCCGCCCGAGGGCGTCGATATCGGCGACCCGCACGAGTTCCTCCGCGACATCCGCCGCTTCCTGCAGCGCCGCTCGAGCGAGGCTGTGCTCCTGGGCGAGGTGAACCTCCCATTCGACCAGCAGCTCGGATTCTTCGGTCCCGCGGGGGCCCAGCCCGAGCTGACGATGCAGTTCGACTTCCTCAGCATGCAGGCGCTCTACCTCTCGCTCGCTCGCGAGGACGCGAGGCCGCTCGCGGCGTCGCTCGCGAAGCGGCCCGAGATCGAACCCGAGGCGCAATGGGCGAACTTCGTGCGCAACCACGACGAGCTCACCCTCGACAAGCTCAGCGACAGCGAACGCCAGGAGGTGTTCGATGCCTTCGCGCCCGAGGAGTGGATGCGCGTCTACGGGCGCGGCATCGCCCGCCGGCTGCCGACGATGCTCGACGGCGACCCGCGGCGGATCAAGATGGTCTACAGCCTGCTCTTCTCGCTCCCGGGAACCCCCGTGCTCTTCTACGGTGAGGAGATCGGCATGGGCGAGAACCGCGAAGAGGGCGGCCGCCTCACGGTGCGCACGCCGATGCAGTGGACCGGAGAGGCGAACGGCGGCTTCTCGAGGGCCGCACCGCGGAAGCTCACCGCCGCGCCGCCGAGCGACGGCTCCGCGCCCGAGCACGTCAACGTCGAGGCGCAGATGCACGACCCCGAGTCGCTGCTCAACGTGATCCGGAGCTTCGCGGTGCGGTACCGGAGCTCACCCGAGATCGGGTGGGGCCGCCTCGACGTGCTCGAGAGCGGACAGGACGCCGTGCTCGCCCACCGCATCACCGCCGACGTGGGCCGGTTCGTCGCCGTGCACAACTTCGCGCCCACCCCGACGGTCGTCGACCTCGAGCTCGGGCCGGTGGCACCCGACTCGGTGCTCTCCGACCTGTTCACGGTCGACACGTTCGACCTCGACGAGCGGGGACGCATCGACGTGCACCTCGACGCCTTCGGCTACCGCTGGTTCCGCATCGTCGAGCCCGACGACCGACGGCTCACCTGA